ACCGGCGACATCCTTCAGAACATGCTCCTGCCGCGCGTCAAGATCGGCACGTTCGCGATGCTCGGCGTGACGCTGGACGACCTTTACCCCGAGGAATCGTGGAACTATGTTTTCGGGCAGGCGTGGCTCGCGCATCGTGCCGGCGTGTTCAGCCTCGTGCGGTTCTACCCGGAGTTCTGGGGCGAGGAACGCACCGAGGCCGCCGAACGCCTCGCACGAAAGCGCAGCCTTCAGACGCTCGTCCATGAGACGGGCCACATGTTCGGCGTCCACCACTGCCAGACGTACGCCTGCGTCATGAACGGGTCCAACAGCCTCCGCGAGTCCGACGCGCGGCCGATCCACCTTTGCCCGGAGTGCCTCCGGAAGTTCCGCTGGAACATCGGGTTCGACGTGGTGGCCCGCTACGAGGCCCTGCAGGCGTTTTACGCGGCCCACGACATGAAGGCCGAGGCCGAGTGGGTCGCGAAACGCCTTCGCGAGTGCCGAGGCACGACCGGCGCCGGCGCGAACCCCGCAGCGCCGCCCGCCGACGAGAGGGCCGCTCATTCCGCGGACCCGGCTGCCGGGGCGCCATGAGGGCACTCGGCCGGCCGGAAAAAAACCGTGGCAGCGGACGGCCGGCTCCGGTAAATTGCCTCCCGCGGATTGCCCAGGTACACGGATAAGCGGTCATGCAAGACAATAGGCCCCTTCCCCCGGCTCCCGGCGCCAAACACTCCCTCCCGGAACCGTACCGCAAATTGCTGGCGGA
This window of the Planctomycetota bacterium genome carries:
- a CDS encoding archaemetzincin; this encodes MQTGILAIGFLVALALPRQADDDADPLLSPQADVARDPPAYYSDALFQKMGEPKPGDWMAAHPEPAQSFADYVRSGPNRPRQVRHWLVLQPLGTMTPETRDRMETFRAFLTAYYALPVRTEGWIPMTNVKSRERDLYGRTFRQYLTGDILQNMLLPRVKIGTFAMLGVTLDDLYPEESWNYVFGQAWLAHRAGVFSLVRFYPEFWGEERTEAAERLARKRSLQTLVHETGHMFGVHHCQTYACVMNGSNSLRESDARPIHLCPECLRKFRWNIGFDVVARYEALQAFYAAHDMKAEAEWVAKRLRECRGTTGAGANPAAPPADERAAHSADPAAGAP